The stretch of DNA AGTTTATTCAGGTAGGCGATCTGGTATCCGTACCGTTCAACATTGCCTGCGGGCGGTGCCGTAACTGCAAGGTGGGACAAACCGGTATCTGCCTCAACGTAAATCCGGCGCGGCCCGGTGCGGCCTACGGCTACGTCGACATGGGCGGCTGGGTTGGCGGACAGGCTGAGTACGTGATGGTTCCATACGCCGATTTCAACCTGCTCAAATTCCCCGACTCGGATCAGGCTATGGCTAAAATCCGCGACCTTACCCTACTCTCCGACATCTTCCCGACGGGTTTTCACGGGGCCGTAACGGCGGGCGTGGGGCCGGGTTCCATTGTATACGTAGCCGGGGCCGGGCCGGTGGGGCTGGCTTGTGCGGCCTCGTGCCATTTGCTCGGCGCAGCAGTCGTGATTGTGGGCGACCTGATTCCCGAACGGCTGGAGCAGGCCAGAACATTCGGCTGCGAAACGGTTGATTTGCGTTCAGAAACGCCATTGGCCGACCAAATCGCGGCCATTGTGGGCGTGCCGGAAGTCGATTGTGCCGTCGACTGCGTAGGCTTTGAAGCACGCGGACACGGTCATGACGCAGTCACCGAACGGCCTGCCACTGTGCTCAATGCGGTGATGGAAGTGACGCGGGCAGGCGGTGGCATTGGTATTCCCGGTCTCTACGTTACGGGCGACCCCGGTGCCAGCGACGAAGCGGCCAAAGTGGGTAGCCTGAGCATTCGTATCGGACTGGGCTGGGCTAAATCGCACTCCTTCATGACCGGCCAATGCCCCGTAATGAAATACCATC from Spirosoma montaniterrae encodes:
- the fdhA gene encoding formaldehyde dehydrogenase, glutathione-independent, translated to MCTNRGVAYIQPGVVEVQEIAYPELALGSRKCEHGVILKIVSTNICGSDQHMVRGRTTAPAGLILGHEITGLVVEAGRDVEFIQVGDLVSVPFNIACGRCRNCKVGQTGICLNVNPARPGAAYGYVDMGGWVGGQAEYVMVPYADFNLLKFPDSDQAMAKIRDLTLLSDIFPTGFHGAVTAGVGPGSIVYVAGAGPVGLACAASCHLLGAAVVIVGDLIPERLEQARTFGCETVDLRSETPLADQIAAIVGVPEVDCAVDCVGFEARGHGHDAVTERPATVLNAVMEVTRAGGGIGIPGLYVTGDPGASDEAAKVGSLSIRIGLGWAKSHSFMTGQCPVMKYHRQLMNAILYDKIQIAKAVNVEVIRLDDAVRGYQDFDRGAAKKFVIDPHGLIAA